ACATAAACAAATTTCTGTGCTGTAGTGCTAAAAACAGTCTGGGTTGTGGTCAAGAGAACCACCTCAGAGAGCTGTGTTCCTCTTCTCTGGCCTGTCCTTTGGAGAGAGTGCTAGGTGGCGCTGTCGGGTGCTCTCCTCCTGGTATCCCTGCATCATTAGGCCGGCCACATACTGGAACATGGCCTAGATCACACGCAGTAGACACTGAACTGGAATCCGAGCTTTAATAGGTAAAGGGCATTCATTCAACCAAGCTTTGATAAGTATTCTTTTGTAAGCAGACAAATTAATGAGGAAGTGATGAATTAAATATCTTAATACTgagcagtgtaaaaaaaaaaaaaaaaaaagacttgcatTTTAGGAATTCTTCTAGCCGAAGAAGACAATCTTTATGTACAATTTGAGGTCTGATTTTTGGACAGGCTGAATGTTTGGGATGGcaaaagttaaataaaacaactaattTCAACCACTAGAGAGCAGCAGTTGTCAATAATTGAAGCAGATGAACAAAAATTCAGAACCATAATCTTAAATGTTAGTTTTTCTTAGGATAtttaagttaaataaaacatgctttCTTTAAATTGTGAACATAATTGCATGACTATAATTTCTTGCATATGTTTTACCATTGGCTGCTCTAAATAATGTCCCGAGCACCTCAAATTTTGTGTTGGCTGTTATGTATTATCAGAAAGCtctgaattaattaaaatgaaatgtagaaatacTGAATAGCAACAACGTAATTTGTGTCTGTATTAATAACTCAAGGGATCTTGGAGTGACATGATTTGACAGAGACAAGTTCCATTTTCCCAATATGCTTTGTATGGTTCAGTGAGATGTAAAATTTTATATCAGTCAAGCATGTGTTGCACTGCTTACCAGCTGCAAACTAGATTCAAACTACCCCTGCTGACATGCTGGTCATACACATCATACCTATTTCACAAGGCATTTACCCAGAATTGGTTGCTGCAGAGGTCTCAGATTAGCACCCACATGAGGAGACGCAGGTCACACAGTGAAACTCCTTACCTTCCAtgcctcctccagctctgctGTCCACTTCTCCTTCAGGATGGGCTGCACGGCACAGATAAATTCTGCTCCAACATACTGGAAAATAATTATGAAAGACACTTAGGTGATTATGCCTCGATGAATAGGCTACTAACCAGTTGGTGTGTCACTCCATTGCTGCTTTGGTTATTTGCAGGAGTAGGCGTGATTCCATTTTAAAGTTCTGGGAGTGCATTGGTTTCATTGAGCTGCTGTAATTTTAGGGGTCTCGATATAATGGTGAGACTGATAAAGAGCTACAGTATCAGTTCAAATAATGTGTATTTCTCTATAAACAAAGCGCCATCACAAAAGAGGAAACTGCAGCGCTGTTGGGATCATCGGGTCTTACGCTGTAGTACTTAGGTGGTGCGTTGTAATGATAATGGCTTTTTCCCAGCTCCacagccagagtctccagtctctCCAGCTGGTCCAGTCTAGCCACACTTTTCTCAATGAAAGACATTACCCTGAAAGAGATGGGGAGGGGGGGAAGATAGGTGCTGGATGAGCTACCTAGACTGAATTGTGAATTAACAATGGGTGACAATAAACTGATTCACCTCTACTGTAGATACGCGTGACACTTCTCAGGTGAAAGGCTGCAGGAtgtcatttacagttttataaaCCCAAATGCCAAGAAAGATAAATACAATTTATTCCACATCTATCAATCTAGCTCACACCTGATACAAGACCAAGTGACTGCACAATACTCTATCCCCCTTTAAAGCATTCATTCTCTCAGTCTCCTTTGTTactgtgcaggtgttttggcCATCActgcagcgtgtgtgtgtgacagttgTGAAGATGAATATGGAACAAAGGCTCAGAGTTGGTCCAGCTCTCTCTTTTGCTGTCACCATGGACATTTGTATTAAGTGCAGTTGAAGGACCATTTGGCCTTATCATTGAATTTGAGAGCATTCAGGTAATGCTGGGATAGGtaataaattttttttctgtgtgtggatgcTTCAATGCCATACACTAACCTCTGTACCTTCAGGTCCTCAGGCATTAATTCAGTTTTGGCCTTGCGTATAGAGCAACACAGAGAGGCTCGGTTCATCCTGGGAAATGGCAGACAAGTGCCTGTGATGTATGCTACAGGCTTGGTCCACAGCAGAGTGGTAAGCAATGCTGTAATTATTTAGCTGCCTGAGGTGTTTTGCTCTTCCACTTGATTTGTTTCCGATAACAGCATGGTTTTATTATATGATGCTGTCCAATGTAAATGAAAGGGgttgtttaaagaaaacacattacCTTACCTTCCttttgcatacccaaattaaactagctgttgtacttacattttgAGGGTTACATTGATGAGTTTGGTATCATtgaaaaggaaacactttctagtgTATTTTGACTATTCAAATTTGGCCAACGATTTTTGGTAATACATGTGGAAATACAGTTTCGGGCCCACAGGTGGGTCCAGGGTAGGTATAAAGGATAAGGccggttttttttttctttcattatattctaataaaaccaaaactaacAATAAATTCATCCTAATAGCAAGCACTGCATGTAGACAGAGCCTGCTAGTGAGTTGCACATTGGCACTTTTCTCAATAGACATGGACATggttgtagtttattttgagtgAATTCTGCAATACATTTTTCTGCAACCACCAATTCTCACTAGAGCAGTGATTCCCAACTAGGGGCACTTCTccttggttttaaaaaaaaaatccataagtttatatttagaaaaaaaaaggtaactGGACTGC
The nucleotide sequence above comes from Mastacembelus armatus chromosome 22, fMasArm1.2, whole genome shotgun sequence. Encoded proteins:
- the xgb gene encoding x globin — protein: MGCAISSLAAKAEFGERNTEDSATTRLSDDQIQMIKESWKVIREDIAKVGIIIFIGLFQTHPECKDVFFLFRDVEDLERLRTSRELRAHGLRVMSFIEKSVARLDQLERLETLAVELGKSHYHYNAPPKYYSYVGAEFICAVQPILKEKWTAELEEAWKAMFQYVAGLMMQGYQEESTRQRHLALSPKDRPEKRNTAL